The Clostridia bacterium DNA segment GGCAAAGGTCGGAAAAAAAGACAGCACACCTGTCGTAGCAGAAGGAAAGGTAAGTGCATAGCATGTGGATTACATGGATTACTCTAGGTGCTATCATGCTTATTATTGCGGGTGCAATCGGTAAAATAGTCCGTGAAAAGAAAAAGGGAGTAAAGTGTATTGGTTGCCCTGCAGCTTGTAGTTGTGCTCGGAACAACCAATCAGCATATGATAATTGCGAAGAGTAAAGAATATAGTATCTCCAATATATGAATGAATCCCCCTAATGAGTCGTCGAAAGACGGCTCATTCTCCGTTAGGCAAACCAGTACGACTATTTCCGATGAACAAAATATGATAGAATATGTTCAAACATTATTTTATTGGAAGGAACAACATATGAATACGAACGAATCGCGTGAAATGTATTTGGAAGTCATTTATAGATTAGAGCAGGCAAACGGAGTTGTCCGCTCTATCGATATCGCAAAGGAGTTCGGATATACAAAGCCTAGCATTAGCCGCGCAATGGGCATCTTAAAGAAAAATGGTTATATCACGCATAGTCCCTACGGAGATGTATCGCTGACTGAAAAAGGCCGAGAAAAGGCGGTGCAGGTATATCGCTCACATCAGTTGCTTACAGAATTTTTTATCAAAGTACTTAATCTTGACCCCAAAACTGCGGAAGATGATGCCTGCAAAATTGAGCATGTGATTAGCCCCAAAGCGCTTAATGCAATTGAGAATCATTTGAAAAAATAGAGTGGAATTTCCCGTGTCAAACCAGTAAAAATCTTAATGTCTTTTATCTCCTTTTCACACACGTTTGGAATAAAAGTACATTTTCTGCATGGCCTCGATAAACGCGTATATGGAACATTTATAATTTCTACGCTTGTTAAGACTAGAAATTTGAATATCTTAGACAATCAAGCATTCTTAATTGCATCAGCGAATATACCTACTTTCGCTTAGATTGTAAATCGAGAAATAGTTGAGCTTCTATTCGGCAAACCTTAAAGAGATACTACATATGGCGAGTATTTGGCCTGAACTTTAGTAAACGGCTGTCTACCCCTGGGAGACAGGTTTCGCTAAAAGGCACAAACACCAACTTTCATTTGATAAAAATATAGGATTTATATTTCCATGCACGTCGAGACAGTCGTACTGCCGGTAAGATAATAGGAATAGAAACCCTTGGAAATACCGGATATGTGACATGCTCCTCTGTGACTTGTAATAACATAAATTAAGAAGGAGGGAGAGGTGATTATGAAATATGTAGGATCATGCCTTTGTGGTGAAGTTACTTTCGAAATAGAAGGAGATTTTGATAATTTTTATCTTTGCCATTGTGGGCGATGTCGCAAAGATACAGGTTCAGCTCATGCAGCCAATCTATTTTCTTCTACAGCCAAATTAAGATGGTTGTCGGGTCAAGAAAAATCTAAAACATTTAATTTACGTGGAGAAGGGCACATAAAAAGTTTTTGTACTAATTGTGGGTCAGCTTTGCCAAATATACAAAAGGATGGGAAATTGCTGGTTGTTCCTGCAGGAAGTATCGACAGTGATATTAACATTAAACCCCAAGGACATATCTATTACAAAAGTAAAGCAAACTGGGATACCGAACTTGAGAAAGTACCAAAGTTTGAAGAGCTCCCCAATGGATAATACATTAATCGTCTATGTATTTTGACAACGATTAATGCGGTGTCAACTGTTGTGTGCAAATTCATCAGAACCTGAATTAAATATGAAATCAAGCTGCTTGTAGTCTTTCGGTAGCAGTCAGTTCAAGCGTCTCTGGTTTGCCATACGATCTTCCAGTATATACTCAATGAGATAGCTGGTAACTAGTCGGACATAAGAATCCGTGGAAAGAAAAATACCAACCAAACTTGAACCCTTATGAATCTCAAGGTTGAGTCTTTTAATCATGTTGGTTGAAGAAATCTTTCGGGAGTCAATTCGAGGGAATTCATAAAATCTTATTGAGTCTTCATGTCCTTCTTCCAAGGTTTCAATACTAATCCATAAATAAATTCGCATAAGCTCTGGCAGACTATTCATCTGACTGAAGCCATATATTCTTATGTTTGGCAGCAAAGGTTTTCTTTTCCTTGGCTGGCACATGAGCAAAGATGTTTCTCATGAAATGAACCTTGCAGCGCTACCAGGTGATTCCAATGAATAATTCTTTTACTGAAGCGACCAGCCCTTTGCGGTATCACTGACGACCAGCCATGCTTTTTTAGGTCGCGTTCTTTTTGAGAGTCAAACATGTGAATTTAGCTAGCCTTGGATGGGTTCGACAGCTAGGATATCCTGAGTCCCAACGGCCCTGAGGCCACAGACAACGTGTACTGCCATGTTGGTAACGTGACCGTCATTCCTTATCTTTTCGTAGAGTGTGTCAACCCATAGAACAAGGTATCCTTTATCCAGGTTCCTGTTCAGAAAAGCATCCATCTCAGATTGTAATTCCATGGTAATACTACTGTTAACCTAGCTTCTAGATATAGAATCAATAACTAGGCTCATAGCTAGTCGTTCAATCTGTCTAGTGGAAACATCGTTTCGTTGATGAATGCCTCTTGGATAAGATTAATCTAAGCCACTTCGGAACGTTTTCTTTCAGTTACATAGAATGGTACTTATATCCGAGTAGTAAGAATTATAAATACCACTAACTTGTTGTGGTTAGGTAGTAAGGAGGAGTTATTATGCTGCATAGCAAAAGTACTATTGCAATTCCACCAGGTGCGACAATACATGAACAGCTTCTGAATCGAAGTATGAAGCAGAGTGAATTTGCGCAGAAGATGAATTGGTCTGAAAAACATGTTAGCAGGTTAATCGATGGACAAGTTGAACTGACTCTTGATGTTGCTTTGAGATTAGAGACAGTTCTAGGATTGCCTGCAAGTTTTTGGACTAATTTGGAATTGATTTATCGTGAAAAATTGGCGCGAGCAATCGAAGAAAATGAATTAGAAGGTGACGAAAACAAGGAGAACAGGCGAGAATGCTAAGAGCGATTACAGTCTTGCAGTATGGGCACAAAAGGCAAGAATTGAAGCACGTAAATATGATGTTTCACCAATAAATATTGATAAACTAAATAAGAGAATACCTAGAATTCGTGAAATGACGATTAAGAACCCAGAAGTCTTTTGTAGAGAATTGACTGAGTTACTTGCAGAATGTGGGGTAGCAATAGTATTCCTCCCGCATATAGGTGGTTCATTTTTGCATGGTGCGACTTTTTACGACGGAAATAAGATAGTGATGGGATTAACGGTAAGGGGTAAGTATGCTGATAAATTTTGGTTTAGCTTGTTTCACGAGCTTCACCATATAATTTCCGGACATATTAATGATTCCAATGGAACTAGTGAAAAGGACGAAAAAGAGGCTGATATATTTGCTAGGGATATATTGATCCCCCCTAATGACTTCGATAAATTCCTTGAAATGAATTGTTTTACAAAGAAAGATATTTTAAGATTTTCTAATGAAATTGGTATTGCTCCTGGTATTGTTTTAGGGCGCCTTCAAAAGGAAAATTATATACCATATGACAGATTCAATGACATAAAGAAAAAATACAAAATTGAATAATGATGAATTTGGGCATCTATTTCGGTAGGTGCTTTTTTGATGTAATTATGGGGAAAGCACATCAATATTCTGCTTCTGTCGAGAGCTTACAAGGTGAGAGATATTCTGGTTCGAATTATATTTTTCTACTTGGCTCAAAGAAAAGTGGAAAAAAAGTGAATGGGTTAATCACCATACAAACTACGTGTAGTGGTCATGTTATTTTGTATAACTTGGAAATGCCGACTTTTTCTTGGACTATTTATAATAGTCTTAAGCTATATCGCTACTCTAAGGGACTCTAGGCACCGAGTAACAATTTGATTTATTCATGATACCATTACAATACGGTATTTGATGATAACGCATTATTGAATTCAAGTCTAGAATTGAGATAGCTGATCGTTAATCAGGAGAGGTATTCTCTTGGTTGGCGATTGTTTATGTATTGTAAATAATGTAATGGGATATTTTTAAAAGCAAAACTATTGACACTGTGGTCTATTCTGAATAGACTTACCATATACAGTCTATTCAGAATAGACCAGGGAGGCTTATTATGAAAGGTTATAAACTCGGGAAAAGTGAAGAGAAGTTTGCAGAAATAATTTGGAAGAACGAGCCGATTGGTTCTGGCGATCTAGTGAAACTATGTGAAAAAGAAATGAATTGGAAGAAATCAACAACGTACACTGTCCTAAAGAAACTATGTGAAAAAGGTATCTTCCAGAATGAAAATGCTACCGTTTCATCTTTAATTAATAAAGATGCGTACTATGCAAAACAAAGTATACGTTTTGTCGAGGACACCTTTGGAGGTTCTCTTCCAAAGTTTCTGACAGCCTTTATCAGCAGTAAAAAATTAAACAAACAACAGGCAGAAGAGTTGAAAAGATTGATTGATGAGCATAAGGAGGTGTAGCAATGAGTGGGTTATTTCTATCTATTATAAATATGAGCCTTACTGCAAGCTACGTAATCCTTTTTGTGATACTTGTCAGACTGGTACTCAAAAAGTTTCCAAAAGGTATCTCTTATGCTTTATGGATTGTGGTTGCTTTTCGCCTTATAATACCATTCTCCTTTGAAAGCATGTTTAGTCTTATGCTGTGGAATACAAATACTGCTTTAATCCCCCATGATGTTATATACAATCAAAGTCCACAGGTTAATAATGGAATAGTAGCAGTGGATTCATTTGTAAACAACTCACTTCCAGCAGCGACTGTTGGAGGAAGTATAAATCCATTGCAGATTTATGTGGAAATAGGGGCATACATCTGGGTTTTAGGTATAATAGCACTGCTTGTCTATGGCTTTATTTCTGCTTTACGCTTACATAAACAGCTTGAAAGTGCAGAATTAGTAGAAAATAATATTTACAAAGCCAAGAATTTGAAAACACCGTTTGTTCTTGGCTTAATGAGGCCAAGGATCTATTTACCCCTTGGTCTTAGCATAGAAGAAAGAAGCTTTATTTTGCTGCATGAACAGACCCATATTAAACGAAAAGACCATATCATTAAGATACTAGCCTTTCTAATATTGTCCTTACATTGGTTTAATCCTCTTGTGTGGCTTGCATTTATATTGATGAGTAAGGACATGGAACTTTCCTGTGA contains these protein-coding regions:
- a CDS encoding transposase, coding for MELQSEMDAFLNRNLDKGYLVLWVDTLYEKIRNDGHVTNMAVHVVCGLRAVGTQDILAVEPIQG
- a CDS encoding metal-dependent transcriptional regulator encodes the protein MNTNESREMYLEVIYRLEQANGVVRSIDIAKEFGYTKPSISRAMGILKKNGYITHSPYGDVSLTEKGREKAVQVYRSHQLLTEFFIKVLNLDPKTAEDDACKIEHVISPKALNAIENHLKK
- a CDS encoding GFA family protein; its protein translation is MKYVGSCLCGEVTFEIEGDFDNFYLCHCGRCRKDTGSAHAANLFSSTAKLRWLSGQEKSKTFNLRGEGHIKSFCTNCGSALPNIQKDGKLLVVPAGSIDSDINIKPQGHIYYKSKANWDTELEKVPKFEELPNG
- a CDS encoding transposase; the encoded protein is MNSLPELMRIYLWISIETLEEGHEDSIRFYEFPRIDSRKISSTNMIKRLNLEIHKGSSLVGIFLSTDSYVRLVTSYLIEYILEDRMANQRRLN
- a CDS encoding BlaI/MecI/CopY family transcriptional regulator, encoding MKGYKLGKSEEKFAEIIWKNEPIGSGDLVKLCEKEMNWKKSTTYTVLKKLCEKGIFQNENATVSSLINKDAYYAKQSIRFVEDTFGGSLPKFLTAFISSKKLNKQQAEELKRLIDEHKEV